From Microbacterium sp. LWH7-1.2:
GCCCGGCCCCGTCGCCGCGCAGGGTGTCGGGCCCCGGCGCGAAACTGTCGTCGAGCACCGCGATGTCATCGGCGACGATGGCCGCCTCGTAGCGCTCGAACGCCGCGAGCAGATCGGCGGGAACGGATGCCTCAGCCACGGGTCACCGCCCCGAAATCCGCCTCGCGGATGCGCGCATGGACACCGCACACGATGTCGACGACCTGCGAGATGTCGAAGTCGGTCGCCGCGGAGAGGTAGGCGTAGGCGAGGTGCTCGTCCATGCCGTACCGTGCCTGCAGCAGGGCCAGCGCCGCACGGACCGCCTTGCGCATCGCCTCGCCCAGGTCGGGGTCGAGCCCGGTCGGAACCAGGTACTCGTCGGTGCGCACGAGCGGTCCGGCGAGCTCGCCGAACGCGGCGAGCGCCTCGTCGCGCGGCACCACGTCGAATCGCAGCGTGGCGCGCAGCGATGCCTCGAGCGCGGTGAGCGCGACCTCGCCGTCGCCCTGGGCGAAGTGCGGGTCGCCGACGTACGCGAGCGCCCCCTCGACCTGCACCGGCAGGTAGAGCACGGCGCCCTCGACGAGCAGCTTGATGTCGATGTTGCCGCCGTGCTCGCCGGGCGGCACCGAGTGCGGCCGGTCGTCGGAGTCGACGGCCACGCCCATGGTGCCGAGGAACGGCGCGAGCGGGAACTCCACGATCCGATCGCCTCCGTCGACGAGCGGCAGCACGCCGACCAGCCCGGTGTCGCGGTGCTCGACGGGGGCGAAGACGCTGACGTTCGCGCTCCCCCGAGGCAGCTCGCCCGGCAGCGCGCCCTTGCCGTGACGGTTCGAGATGACGCCGTAGGGAACGCGGGGGGCGAGCTGTTCCACGGTGATCTTCAGCAGGTCTCCCGGGGCTGCGCCGGCGACGTGGATCGGGCCCGTGACGATATGGGGCCCGTCGGCCGCCGGGTCCCGTGAGAGCGCGGTGGCGATCTCCACAGCAT
This genomic window contains:
- a CDS encoding acetamidase/formamidase family protein, translated to MHTPFPILQPHTGSTPGDHYLPATPATVMWGRLPCRTDAPALTIAPGETVTIDTVSHEGILEDQGKDPLAFFGAHGVDPASVLEDAVEIATALSRDPAADGPHIVTGPIHVAGAAPGDLLKITVEQLAPRVPYGVISNRHGKGALPGELPRGSANVSVFAPVEHRDTGLVGVLPLVDGGDRIVEFPLAPFLGTMGVAVDSDDRPHSVPPGEHGGNIDIKLLVEGAVLYLPVQVEGALAYVGDPHFAQGDGEVALTALEASLRATLRFDVVPRDEALAAFGELAGPLVRTDEYLVPTGLDPDLGEAMRKAVRAALALLQARYGMDEHLAYAYLSAATDFDISQVVDIVCGVHARIREADFGAVTRG